Proteins co-encoded in one Enterobacter sp. R4-368 genomic window:
- a CDS encoding YncE family protein: MSLRQLCSPRLRRTLVLGSLLLAGSFNTHAAEEMLRKAVGKGAYEMAISQQENALWLATAQSRKTDKGGVIYRLDPASLAITQAIHSDVKPFGATLNHRTQTLWFGNTTDGCVTAVDAKTGVIKGRVVLEARKRSETVRPLSPRELAVDEETNTVYITGVGKESAIWVVDGAALKLKTTITSTGTYSTGLAIDTAAKRLYTTNADGELITIDTRNNRILERKKLQDDGKEHFYLNLSLDTAGHRAFITDSKAPEVLVVDTRNGKVVEKIAVPESLAVLFNPARNEVYVTHREAGKVSVIDAKTYSVVKTFATPTHPNSLALSADGNTLYVSVKQASTREKEATQPDDVIRIAL; encoded by the coding sequence ATGTCTTTACGCCAATTATGCTCACCGCGCTTGCGCCGTACGTTGGTTCTGGGATCGTTACTGCTGGCGGGTTCATTTAACACCCACGCCGCAGAGGAGATGCTGCGCAAAGCCGTCGGCAAAGGTGCCTATGAAATGGCCATCAGCCAGCAGGAAAACGCGCTGTGGCTGGCCACTGCGCAAAGCCGCAAAACGGATAAAGGCGGGGTGATTTACCGTCTTGATCCGGCCTCACTTGCCATTACGCAAGCTATTCACAGCGACGTAAAACCCTTCGGCGCAACGCTTAATCACCGCACGCAGACGCTGTGGTTCGGCAACACCACAGACGGTTGCGTAACGGCGGTAGACGCTAAAACCGGCGTCATTAAAGGCCGCGTGGTGCTGGAGGCGCGTAAACGTTCGGAAACGGTGCGCCCGCTCAGCCCGCGCGAGCTGGCGGTGGATGAAGAGACCAATACCGTTTACATCACCGGCGTCGGGAAAGAGAGTGCGATATGGGTGGTGGATGGTGCTGCGCTGAAGCTGAAAACGACCATTACCAGTACGGGAACATACAGCACCGGCCTTGCCATCGATACTGCGGCAAAACGTCTCTACACCACCAATGCCGACGGTGAGCTAATTACTATTGATACCCGCAACAATCGCATCCTTGAACGCAAAAAATTGCAGGATGACGGCAAAGAGCACTTCTATCTCAACCTGAGCCTCGATACCGCCGGTCATCGCGCGTTTATCACCGACTCAAAAGCGCCGGAAGTGCTGGTTGTTGATACCCGTAACGGCAAGGTAGTGGAGAAAATCGCGGTACCAGAATCACTGGCGGTGCTGTTTAATCCGGCGCGCAATGAAGTCTACGTGACGCACCGCGAGGCGGGGAAAGTGAGCGTTATCGACGCCAAAACCTATAGCGTAGTGAAAACCTTCGCCACGCCAACCCATCCGAACAGTCTGGCGCTTTCAGCGGATGGCAACACGCTGTACGTCAGCGTGAAACAGGCTTCAACGCGCGAAAAAGAGGCCACGCAGCCAGATGATGTGATTCGTATTGCGCTGTAA
- a CDS encoding alpha/beta hydrolase has translation MRSTLLATVVTALLLALFLFFRLSEFDVPDAGGQQTLRITHGSDSLAGTLILPAGVSSPPVALLVHGDGAQDRWSDGGYLPLVNHLVSQGIAVFSWDKPGVGESTGNWLAQTMDDRALEAALILQQLRQQPALAHSRLGFVGFSQAGWVVPQASQLAQADFAVLVGPAINWRNQGAYYLRQRLQLAGQPANEITRAVANDTAAFDAHYTQEITSRPCAAACTRDDFERRNALADARVAIGSMQTPVMVLMGQDDRNVDSKETLAVWRARLPLKTPQCLRLIPAATHGLLNSRWYDYQLASQWPAWKQGVFLLSGRKAYAAGALDMISGWIRNGACPD, from the coding sequence ATGCGCAGTACATTGCTTGCCACGGTCGTGACCGCTCTTTTGCTGGCGCTTTTTCTCTTTTTCCGCCTGAGCGAATTTGACGTTCCCGATGCGGGCGGGCAACAAACCCTGCGCATCACCCACGGTAGCGATTCACTGGCTGGAACATTGATCCTGCCCGCAGGTGTCTCGTCGCCGCCGGTGGCGCTGCTGGTTCATGGCGATGGCGCGCAGGATCGCTGGTCGGATGGTGGCTATCTGCCGCTGGTTAACCATCTTGTCTCGCAGGGAATTGCGGTCTTTTCGTGGGATAAACCCGGTGTTGGTGAGAGCACAGGAAACTGGCTGGCGCAAACCATGGACGATCGCGCGCTGGAAGCCGCTTTAATACTGCAACAATTGCGACAGCAACCGGCGCTGGCGCACAGCCGGTTAGGTTTTGTTGGCTTTTCTCAGGCGGGCTGGGTGGTTCCGCAGGCCAGCCAGTTGGCGCAGGCCGATTTTGCCGTTCTGGTGGGTCCGGCAATAAACTGGCGTAACCAGGGGGCATATTATTTGCGCCAGCGTTTGCAGCTTGCCGGTCAACCTGCGAATGAAATTACCCGGGCGGTGGCGAACGATACCGCCGCGTTTGATGCGCACTATACGCAAGAAATCACGTCCCGCCCGTGTGCCGCAGCCTGTACGCGCGACGACTTTGAACGCCGTAACGCGCTTGCCGATGCGCGTGTTGCCATTGGCAGCATGCAAACGCCGGTCATGGTGTTGATGGGGCAAGACGATCGCAATGTTGATTCAAAGGAAACGCTGGCTGTCTGGCGGGCGCGGTTACCGCTGAAAACGCCACAATGCCTTCGGCTGATCCCGGCGGCCACGCACGGGCTGCTCAACAGCCGCTGGTACGATTATCAATTAGCGTCCCAGTGGCCAGCGTGGAAACAAGGGGTATTTCTGTTATCAGGGCGCAAGGCGTATGCAGCCGGCGCGCTGGACATGATTTCAGGCTGGATACGCAATGGCGCGTGTCCCGATTAA
- the ansP gene encoding L-asparagine permease, giving the protein MKTDNNVTDHHAAKRRWLNSHEEGYNRAMGNRQVQMIAIGGAIGTGLFLGAGARLQMAGPSLAIVYLVCGIFSFFILRALGELVLHRPSSGSFVSYAREFLGEKAAYVAGWMYFINWAMTGIVDITAVALYMHYWGAFGDVPQWVFALGALAIVGTMNMIGVKWFAEMEFWFALVKVLAIVVFLVVGTIFLGSGKPLDGGATGFHLITDNGGFFPHGLLPALVLVQGVVFAFASIELVGTAAGECKDPQTMVPKAINSVIWRIGLFYVGSVVLLVLLLPWNAYQAGQSPFVTFFSKLGVPYIGDIMNMVVLTAALSSLNSGLYSTGRILRSMSMGGSAPKFMSKMSRHHVPYAGILATICVYIVGVFLNYLVPSQVFEIVLNVASLGIIASWGFIVVCQMRLRKAIHEGKAADVSFKMPGAPVTSWLTLLFLLSVLVLMAFDYPNGTYTIGSIPLIAVLLVAGWFGVRKRVNEIHSTAPVHPDSAQKTRS; this is encoded by the coding sequence ATGAAAACAGACAACAACGTCACGGATCATCACGCCGCGAAACGACGCTGGCTCAATTCTCACGAAGAGGGCTACAACCGCGCGATGGGTAACCGCCAGGTGCAAATGATTGCTATCGGCGGCGCAATCGGTACGGGTTTATTTCTGGGCGCAGGTGCCCGACTGCAGATGGCGGGGCCGTCGCTGGCTATCGTTTATCTGGTATGTGGTATTTTCTCCTTCTTCATTCTGCGCGCGCTGGGCGAACTGGTATTACACCGCCCTTCCAGCGGCAGCTTCGTCTCTTATGCGCGTGAGTTCCTTGGCGAAAAAGCCGCGTATGTCGCCGGCTGGATGTATTTCATCAACTGGGCGATGACCGGTATCGTGGATATCACCGCCGTTGCGCTTTATATGCATTACTGGGGCGCGTTTGGCGATGTGCCGCAATGGGTGTTCGCTCTTGGCGCGCTGGCGATTGTCGGCACCATGAACATGATCGGCGTGAAGTGGTTCGCAGAGATGGAGTTCTGGTTTGCGCTGGTCAAAGTGCTGGCGATTGTGGTGTTCCTGGTCGTCGGGACGATTTTCCTCGGCAGTGGTAAACCGCTCGATGGCGGCGCGACTGGCTTCCATTTGATCACCGATAACGGCGGTTTCTTCCCGCACGGCCTGTTACCGGCACTGGTGCTGGTGCAAGGCGTGGTGTTCGCATTCGCCTCTATTGAACTGGTTGGTACGGCGGCGGGCGAATGTAAAGATCCGCAGACCATGGTACCGAAAGCCATTAACAGCGTTATCTGGCGTATCGGTCTGTTCTATGTCGGCTCCGTGGTGCTGCTGGTTCTGTTGCTGCCGTGGAATGCTTATCAGGCGGGGCAAAGCCCGTTTGTCACCTTCTTCTCCAAACTGGGCGTGCCGTATATCGGCGACATTATGAATATGGTGGTGCTGACTGCCGCGCTCTCCAGCCTCAACTCCGGGCTTTACAGCACGGGGCGTATTCTGCGCTCGATGTCGATGGGCGGTTCCGCACCGAAATTTATGTCGAAAATGAGCCGCCACCACGTACCTTACGCGGGCATTCTGGCGACCATTTGCGTCTATATCGTTGGCGTTTTCCTGAACTACCTGGTGCCATCGCAGGTGTTTGAAATCGTGCTTAACGTTGCCTCGCTGGGGATTATTGCTTCCTGGGGCTTTATCGTGGTGTGCCAGATGCGTCTGCGCAAAGCTATCCACGAAGGCAAAGCGGCGGATGTCAGCTTTAAAATGCCTGGGGCACCGGTGACCTCATGGCTGACGCTGCTGTTCCTGCTTAGCGTGCTGGTGCTGATGGCGTTCGATTATCCGAACGGCACGTACACCATCGGTTCTATTCCGCTGATCGCGGTGTTGTTGGTTGCGGGCTGGTTTGGCGTGCGTAAGCGCGTTAATGAGATCCATAGCACCGCGCCGGTTCACCCGGATTCTGCACAGAAGACACGTTCGTAA
- a CDS encoding MsnO8 family LLM class oxidoreductase, with protein MSYRLSLLDKSPIAEHETAQDALARTLQLAQQAENWGYHRFWIAEHHNTTQLASPSPELVIAWILGQTRRIRVGSGGVMLQHYSPFKVAENFNLLATLAPGRVDLGVGKAPGGLPLSTRALQQGINSAEKGSFADQLAQLDNWLSLAKDDHAEETVLATPLPPQRADSFLLGASLESAALAAKLDWNFVFAAHLNGDKALLRDVVTQWQQQSQRDTLVAVQVIVAETEAQANVLAQQVEVWGVELANGQRVSVASEAQGQAFARQAGSPAVRIAKREPSLIAGTPQQVLAGLDHLHQQFAIDEFIIDTPISEGSARLTSILRLAQAHANTKATQEVAG; from the coding sequence ATGTCTTATCGCCTGAGTTTGCTGGATAAAAGCCCCATCGCGGAGCACGAAACCGCACAGGACGCCCTGGCCCGCACGCTGCAACTGGCGCAGCAGGCGGAAAACTGGGGCTATCACCGCTTCTGGATTGCCGAACATCACAACACCACCCAGCTGGCCAGCCCGTCGCCGGAGCTGGTTATCGCCTGGATACTGGGTCAAACGCGGCGAATTCGCGTCGGTTCCGGCGGGGTGATGCTGCAACATTACAGCCCGTTCAAAGTCGCAGAAAACTTCAACCTGCTGGCCACGCTTGCGCCGGGCCGCGTTGATCTTGGCGTTGGCAAAGCCCCCGGAGGCTTGCCGCTCTCCACCCGCGCACTGCAGCAAGGAATAAACAGCGCCGAAAAGGGCAGTTTTGCCGATCAACTCGCGCAGCTGGATAACTGGTTATCCCTGGCAAAAGACGACCACGCGGAAGAAACCGTGCTGGCAACGCCGTTACCCCCGCAGCGTGCAGACAGTTTTCTGCTCGGCGCAAGCCTCGAAAGCGCGGCGCTTGCGGCAAAGCTGGACTGGAATTTCGTTTTTGCCGCCCATCTCAACGGGGACAAAGCCCTTTTGCGTGACGTTGTCACGCAGTGGCAGCAGCAGAGCCAGCGCGACACGCTGGTTGCCGTGCAGGTGATCGTCGCGGAAACCGAAGCCCAGGCGAATGTGCTGGCGCAACAGGTTGAAGTCTGGGGCGTTGAGCTGGCAAACGGCCAGCGGGTGAGCGTCGCCAGCGAGGCGCAAGGTCAGGCGTTTGCCCGCCAGGCAGGCAGCCCGGCAGTGCGCATCGCAAAACGCGAACCGTCACTGATCGCCGGCACGCCACAGCAGGTTCTGGCGGGGCTGGATCATCTGCACCAGCAGTTCGCCATTGATGAATTTATTATCGATACGCCGATCAGCGAAGGCAGCGCGCGGCTGACCTCCATATTGCGGCTGGCGCAGGCCCACGCCAACACCAAAGCAACGCAGGAGGTGGCGGGATGA
- a CDS encoding amidohydrolase, whose amino-acid sequence MSFAEQLIDWRRELHQHPELSLQEFETTRRIRHWLESAGLRLLPLSLPTGVVAEVGSGEKVIALRADIDALPIEEAVDVPFASRNPGVMHACGHDIHSSVMLGAALLLKQKEPQLPGRVRILFQPAEENFGGAKRLIDAGALDNVSAIFGMHNEPGLPVGSFATRGGAFYANVDRFSLTVTGKGAHAARPHEGNDAILLASQLVVALQSIASRNVNTLESVVLSVTRIQGGNTWNVLPEHVELEGTLRTHQAAVRDTVKRRVDDIAAGLAQAFDANITVRWFAGPAALVNHDRWATFARDVADWHGYQTQEADLHMGGEDFAVYLQHIPGAFVSIGSDSDYGLHHPAFNPDEALIEEAARYFALLAEKALLQS is encoded by the coding sequence ATGAGCTTTGCGGAACAACTGATCGACTGGCGACGCGAGTTACACCAGCACCCGGAGTTGTCGTTGCAGGAGTTTGAAACCACCCGGCGCATTCGCCACTGGCTGGAGAGCGCCGGGCTGAGATTGCTGCCGTTAAGCCTGCCGACAGGCGTGGTTGCGGAAGTAGGCAGCGGTGAAAAAGTGATCGCCCTGCGTGCCGATATCGATGCCTTACCGATAGAAGAAGCGGTCGACGTGCCGTTTGCCTCGCGCAACCCTGGCGTGATGCACGCCTGCGGGCATGATATTCACTCCAGCGTCATGCTCGGCGCGGCGCTGCTGCTGAAACAGAAAGAGCCGCAACTGCCGGGCAGAGTACGCATTCTGTTCCAGCCCGCGGAAGAAAATTTTGGCGGCGCGAAACGGCTGATCGACGCCGGCGCACTGGACAACGTTAGCGCCATCTTTGGCATGCATAACGAACCTGGCTTACCGGTCGGATCGTTTGCCACGCGCGGCGGCGCGTTTTACGCCAATGTGGATCGCTTTTCGCTGACCGTCACCGGCAAAGGCGCGCACGCCGCACGCCCGCACGAAGGTAACGACGCCATTTTGCTCGCCAGCCAGCTGGTGGTCGCGCTGCAAAGCATTGCCAGCCGTAACGTCAATACGCTGGAGTCGGTGGTGCTGAGCGTCACCCGCATTCAGGGGGGCAATACGTGGAATGTGCTGCCGGAACATGTCGAGCTGGAAGGCACGTTGCGCACTCACCAGGCGGCGGTGCGCGACACGGTGAAACGCCGCGTCGACGATATTGCCGCCGGTCTGGCGCAGGCGTTTGACGCCAATATCACGGTGCGCTGGTTTGCAGGACCTGCCGCGCTGGTCAATCACGATCGCTGGGCCACGTTCGCCCGCGATGTCGCCGACTGGCACGGTTACCAGACACAGGAGGCGGATCTGCACATGGGGGGCGAGGATTTCGCCGTCTATTTGCAGCATATTCCCGGCGCGTTTGTCAGCATCGGTAGCGACAGCGATTACGGCCTGCACCACCCGGCGTTTAACCCCGATGAAGCATTAATCGAAGAGGCGGCGCGTTATTTCGCGCTGCTGGCAGAAAAAGCACTGCTGCAATCCTGA
- a CDS encoding GNAT family N-acetyltransferase, which yields MSERFRDVSPDAPELQPILDGLFGEYAARYGDYFSRSAEVELTEWYLAPQGLFIVLEREGEIIATGAYKPFDAHTAEIKRIWTKHALRKQGLAARIVQELERRAVLAGYSHIYLTTGFRQPEAVRLYLSQGYQPQFDIHRDPEEYSQPPFDGRLRFSKALSVERLSKTA from the coding sequence ATGAGTGAACGTTTCCGCGATGTCTCGCCAGACGCACCGGAATTGCAGCCGATTTTAGACGGGCTGTTTGGCGAATACGCTGCACGCTATGGCGACTATTTTTCCCGCAGCGCCGAAGTGGAACTCACCGAGTGGTATTTGGCGCCGCAGGGGCTGTTTATTGTGCTGGAGCGTGAGGGAGAAATTATCGCGACCGGTGCCTACAAACCGTTTGATGCCCATACGGCGGAGATCAAACGCATCTGGACGAAGCATGCACTGCGTAAGCAAGGGCTGGCGGCCAGAATCGTGCAGGAGCTGGAACGGCGCGCGGTACTGGCCGGTTACAGCCACATCTACCTGACCACCGGTTTTCGCCAGCCGGAAGCGGTGCGGCTGTATCTGAGCCAGGGCTATCAGCCGCAGTTTGATATCCATCGCGATCCGGAAGAGTACAGCCAGCCGCCGTTCGACGGTCGGCTGCGCTTTAGCAAAGCGTTGTCGGTTGAGCGTTTAAGCAAAACCGCCTGA
- a CDS encoding amino acid ABC transporter permease — translation MKNTETIKVVPARYPLRTVGALVALFVLAAIVQSVAFNPRWEWKVFARWFFDPVILEGLGQTLLLTLLGTALSVIFGGLLALARLSSSWLLSSLAWSYIWLFRSLPLIVVLIILYNFSYLYDTLSLGIPFTGIEWASYQTINVLGQFSTAVVGLTLVQSAYTAEIIRGGFLGVDHGQYEAAAALGLPAWRRTLRIILPQALRTILPSGFNEIISLAKGTAMVYVLAMPELFYTIQMIYNRTQEVIPLLMVGAVWYLVITSVLSAIQYLVERWLARSERRSAISPSRIRSYSTARVAQPQEAVHANLS, via the coding sequence ATGAAGAATACAGAAACCATCAAGGTGGTGCCCGCGCGCTACCCACTGCGTACGGTCGGCGCACTTGTCGCCCTGTTTGTGCTGGCGGCGATTGTTCAGTCCGTGGCTTTTAACCCACGCTGGGAATGGAAAGTGTTTGCCCGTTGGTTTTTCGACCCGGTGATCCTCGAAGGGTTAGGGCAGACGCTGTTGCTGACCTTGCTCGGCACGGCGCTGAGCGTGATTTTCGGCGGTTTACTGGCGCTAGCCAGGCTTTCGTCGTCGTGGCTGCTAAGTAGCCTTGCGTGGAGTTATATCTGGCTGTTTCGCTCGCTGCCGCTGATTGTGGTGCTGATCATTCTTTATAACTTCTCCTATCTGTACGACACCCTATCGCTCGGCATTCCGTTTACCGGCATTGAGTGGGCGAGCTATCAAACCATCAATGTACTGGGGCAGTTTTCCACGGCGGTTGTCGGGTTGACGCTGGTGCAAAGTGCCTATACCGCCGAGATTATTCGCGGCGGCTTTCTTGGGGTCGATCACGGGCAGTACGAAGCGGCGGCCGCGCTGGGGTTACCCGCCTGGCGGCGCACGCTGCGCATTATTCTGCCGCAGGCGCTGCGCACGATTTTACCCTCCGGTTTTAACGAGATAATCAGCCTCGCCAAAGGCACTGCGATGGTTTATGTGCTGGCGATGCCGGAGCTGTTTTACACCATTCAGATGATTTACAACCGCACGCAGGAGGTTATCCCGCTGCTGATGGTTGGCGCAGTGTGGTATCTGGTGATCACCAGCGTGCTGTCGGCCATTCAGTATCTGGTTGAACGCTGGCTGGCGCGCAGCGAACGGCGTTCAGCGATTTCACCCTCGCGGATTCGTTCATATTCCACTGCCCGCGTGGCGCAACCGCAGGAGGCTGTTCATGCCAACCTCTCTTAA
- a CDS encoding amino acid ABC transporter ATP-binding protein, producing the protein MPTSLNGHISITGVSKYFGRHKALDEVSLEIPPGSVTVILGPSGSGKSTLLRTINHLERVDEGFIRIDGEYIGYRLHGDKLYELKEKEILRQRVNVGYVFQNFNLFPHLTVLENLIEAPIAHKKLSRKEAIEQAYDLLDVVGLRNKADAWSRHLSGGQQQRIAIARALSLRPRVMLFDEPTSALDPELVGEVLDVIKKLARAGSTLVVVTHEIGFAREVADQVVFMVEGKIVEQGSSDEVLNHPQHPRTRQFLSKVL; encoded by the coding sequence ATGCCAACCTCTCTTAATGGTCATATTTCGATTACCGGCGTCAGCAAATATTTTGGTCGCCATAAAGCACTGGATGAGGTGTCGCTGGAGATCCCGCCCGGTTCGGTCACGGTGATCCTGGGGCCATCCGGCTCCGGGAAATCGACGCTGCTGCGCACCATTAATCACCTTGAGCGCGTGGATGAAGGGTTTATACGCATTGATGGCGAATACATCGGTTATCGCCTGCACGGCGACAAGCTGTATGAGCTGAAAGAGAAGGAGATTTTGCGCCAGCGCGTTAACGTCGGGTATGTGTTTCAGAATTTCAATTTATTCCCGCACCTGACGGTGCTGGAAAACCTGATTGAAGCGCCGATTGCCCACAAAAAGCTGAGCCGCAAAGAGGCCATCGAACAGGCATACGATCTGCTGGATGTGGTGGGATTGCGTAATAAAGCCGATGCCTGGTCACGCCATCTTTCCGGCGGACAGCAGCAGCGCATCGCCATTGCCCGCGCGCTTTCGCTGCGCCCGCGGGTGATGTTGTTCGATGAGCCGACATCGGCGCTGGATCCGGAACTGGTGGGTGAGGTGCTGGATGTGATCAAAAAGCTGGCGCGCGCCGGTTCCACGCTGGTGGTGGTGACGCATGAAATCGGCTTTGCCCGCGAAGTCGCCGATCAGGTGGTGTTTATGGTCGAGGGCAAAATTGTTGAACAGGGAAGCAGCGACGAGGTGCTGAATCACCCGCAGCATCCGCGTACACGCCAGTTTTTATCGAAGGTCTTATAA
- a CDS encoding transporter substrate-binding domain-containing protein, which translates to MKRLLALLLVSTGSFAAGQLDLKANEQPVTVQRNAAAIAKIPANYRFVEPGTLTVAISALNSPPLALVASDNRTRIGSDPDIARLLAQSLGLKLRLVPTAWEDWPLGITSGRYDVALVNIAVTEARKQKFDFATYRADSLAFSVKSSSAIQAIRSAGDLAGRKVIVGSGTNQERILLRWNEENQAAGRPLAQPIYLTDDASGNLYIQSGRADVVFGPQSVAAYKAALNGNTKVVGLGPKKAWVATTTKKGNGLVYALQAALDGAIARGEYQQVLARWGEQGEAVEHSQVNPPGITYD; encoded by the coding sequence ATGAAACGATTACTGGCGCTGCTGCTGGTCAGCACGGGCAGTTTCGCCGCCGGACAACTGGATTTAAAGGCTAATGAACAGCCGGTTACCGTGCAGCGCAACGCCGCGGCGATTGCGAAAATCCCGGCGAATTATCGCTTTGTCGAACCGGGAACGTTAACCGTGGCGATCTCGGCGCTTAACTCACCGCCACTGGCGCTGGTCGCCAGCGATAATCGCACACGCATCGGCAGCGATCCGGATATCGCCCGTTTACTGGCGCAAAGCCTCGGTTTAAAGCTCAGGCTGGTGCCAACCGCATGGGAAGACTGGCCGCTGGGCATTACTTCCGGGCGTTATGATGTCGCGCTGGTGAATATCGCGGTTACCGAAGCGCGCAAACAGAAGTTTGACTTCGCCACCTACCGCGCGGATTCACTGGCGTTTTCGGTGAAATCCTCCAGCGCAATTCAGGCCATCCGCTCCGCAGGCGATCTCGCCGGGCGTAAAGTGATTGTTGGTTCCGGCACCAATCAGGAGCGTATTTTGCTGCGCTGGAATGAAGAGAACCAGGCCGCCGGTCGCCCGTTAGCGCAGCCGATTTATCTGACTGATGACGCCTCGGGGAATTTGTATATTCAGTCCGGTCGCGCGGATGTGGTGTTTGGCCCGCAGTCCGTCGCAGCCTACAAAGCGGCACTTAACGGCAACACAAAAGTCGTCGGCCTGGGGCCGAAAAAAGCCTGGGTGGCGACCACCACGAAAAAAGGGAACGGCCTGGTGTATGCCTTGCAGGCGGCGCTGGATGGCGCAATCGCGCGCGGTGAATATCAACAGGTGCTGGCGCGCTGGGGAGAGCAGGGGGAAGCGGTTGAACATTCGCAGGTCAACCCGCCGGGGATCACCTACGATTAA
- a CDS encoding MFS transporter: MNTIIKRTNVRYGILLFLFLATVFNYADRATLSVVAPIMSKELGFDPEALGLAFSVFGISYVVMQIPGGWLLDKYGSRLVYGAALIGWSIVTMFQGTIYLYASPLIVLVVLRLMMGAIEAPAFPANSRLSVQWFPDKERGFVTAVYQAAQYISLGIITPLMTIILHTLSWHYVFYYIGATGVVLGIFWLIKVRDPLYHKEINQQEIDYIRDGGGEPELGSKKGPAKISFAQLKSVCVNRMMIGVYIGQFCVTSITWFFLTWFPTYLYQAKGMSILKVGFVASIPAIAGFIGGLLGGVVSDWLLTRGYSLTTARKFPVICGMLLSCVIVLANYTDSEVVVIAAMSVAFFAKGFGNLGWCVLSDTSPKEVLGIAGGVFNMCGNLASIVTPLVIGVILTNTHSFDYAILYVGSMGLIGLFSYLFIVGSLARITLTPTTA, translated from the coding sequence ATGAATACAATAATTAAACGCACCAATGTGCGTTACGGCATTCTGTTATTTTTATTTCTTGCTACGGTATTTAATTATGCCGACCGCGCGACGCTTTCGGTTGTCGCGCCAATAATGAGTAAAGAGTTAGGTTTTGATCCCGAAGCGTTAGGTCTCGCATTTTCCGTATTTGGTATCTCCTATGTGGTAATGCAAATTCCCGGCGGCTGGCTGCTGGACAAATATGGTTCACGGTTAGTTTATGGGGCGGCGTTGATTGGCTGGTCAATCGTCACGATGTTTCAGGGTACGATTTATCTCTATGCCAGCCCGCTTATTGTGCTGGTTGTGCTGCGCCTGATGATGGGGGCCATTGAAGCGCCCGCCTTCCCGGCCAACAGCCGTCTTAGCGTGCAGTGGTTTCCTGATAAAGAGCGTGGTTTCGTCACGGCGGTTTACCAGGCTGCGCAATATATTTCGTTAGGTATTATCACTCCGCTGATGACGATTATTTTGCACACCCTGAGTTGGCATTATGTTTTCTATTATATTGGCGCGACTGGCGTAGTGCTGGGGATATTCTGGTTAATTAAAGTGCGTGACCCGTTATACCATAAAGAGATTAACCAGCAGGAGATTGATTATATTCGTGATGGCGGCGGCGAGCCGGAATTAGGCAGTAAAAAAGGACCGGCGAAAATCAGTTTCGCGCAACTAAAAAGTGTCTGCGTGAATCGCATGATGATCGGCGTTTATATTGGTCAGTTCTGCGTGACGTCAATTACCTGGTTTTTTCTCACCTGGTTTCCCACCTACCTTTATCAGGCCAAAGGGATGTCGATTTTAAAAGTGGGCTTTGTCGCCAGCATTCCGGCTATTGCCGGGTTTATCGGTGGCCTGCTGGGCGGCGTGGTATCCGACTGGCTGCTGACGCGCGGTTACAGCCTGACTACCGCGCGTAAATTCCCGGTTATCTGTGGCATGCTGCTCTCCTGCGTGATTGTGCTCGCCAATTACACCGATTCAGAAGTGGTGGTGATTGCCGCCATGAGCGTTGCATTCTTCGCCAAAGGGTTTGGCAACCTTGGCTGGTGCGTGCTCAGCGATACGTCGCCAAAAGAGGTGCTGGGAATAGCCGGTGGCGTATTCAATATGTGCGGCAATCTGGCGAGCATTGTTACACCGCTGGTGATTGGCGTGATCCTCACCAATACCCATTCCTTTGATTACGCGATCCTCTATGTCGGCTCAATGGGGCTGATTGGTCTCTTCTCGTACCTGTTTATTGTTGGTTCGCTGGCGCGAATTACGCTTACGCCGACCACAGCCTGA